TGTACTTGGTATGTGGTTACTCAATCATGTATGACGGCGGTATCTTCTTATCAGGTATCGAAGCCTTTGACCTAGGTGGCGTATTAGCTTCTAAAGCTGAAGAAGGCTTTGAAGGCGGCAGCGTATACTCAGGTGCTTCTGACTTCTTCTTCCAAGTAGTATTCGTTGCAACTGCAATGTCTATTGTTTCGGGTGCAGTTGCTGAGCGTATGAAGCTTTGGGCATTCTTAATCTTCGCTGTAGTGCTAACTGGTTTCATCTACCCTCTAGAAGGTAGCTGGACTTGGGGCGGTGCAGATGTATTCGGTCTATACAACCTAGGCGACCTTGGTTTCTCTGACTTCGCGGGTTCAGGTATTGTTCACTTAGCTGGTGCCGCTGCTGCATTGTCTGGTGTACTTCTACTAGGCGCACGTAAAGGTAAATACGGTAAAAACGGTTCTGTTAACCCAATTCCTGGTTCTAACATGCCGCTAGCTACTGTAGGTACTTTCATCTTATGGATGGGTTGGTTTGGCTTCAACGGCGGTTCTGTACTGAAACTTGCAGATGCTTCAAACGCTCACTCTGTAGCAATGGTATTCCTAAACACTAACGCTGCAGCTGCAGCTGGTGCAATCGCTGCACTACTAGTGTGTAAGCTAACTTGGGGTAAAGCAGACCTAACAATGTTACTAAACGGCGCATTAGCTGGCCTAGTAGCGATTACTGCTGAACCTTCTACTCCTACTGCGCTTCAAGCCACTCTGTTTGGTGCTGTAGCTGGCGTATTGGTAGTAGCGTCTATCGTATTCTTCGACAAGATTAAGATTGATGATCCAGTAGGTGCTATCTCAGTTCACGGTGTAGTTGGTTTGTTCGGTCTATTGATTGTTCCACTAACTAACGATGGTTCAAGCTTCTCTGGCCAAATCATCGGTGCACTAACTATCTTCGCATGGGTATTCGTAGCAAGCTTCATCGTATGGAGCATCTTAAAAGCTGTAATGGGTATCCGAGTTTCTGAAGAAGAAGAAATGAACGGTATGGACATTGCTGACTGTGGTATCGATGCATACCCAGAGTTCGTAACAGTTAAGTCTTCTAGCTAAGATTAAAAAGTAATAAAAAAGGCCCGCTTAGCGGGCCTTTTTTTGTTTTAAAACATAGTCAAAGATGTGATCCCATGTTAATCTAAAGTCAAATGATAACGATTTGCGTTTAACATATATTGAAGGACTCATTTGTGAATAAATCAGTATTCTCTTCATTAGTGGCCGTGTTGGCTTCACTAGTGGTAGCCACGCCAGCCTTAGCTGCAGAAGAAGTAAACTTATACTCTTACCGCCAACAAAGCTTGTTACAACCATTAACTGATGCGTTTACCGAAGAAACCGGCATTAAAGTGAATGTTGTGCATGCTGCTAAAGGTTTAGCTGAAAAGATTAAAGCGGCAGGCGAAAACAACCCTGCTGATTTGGTACTAACCGTTGATATTGGCCGCTTGGAAGAAGTGCGCGCTGCCGGTTTATTTGAAGCGGTTAACTCACCCGTTATTGATGAAGTAGTGCCAGCTCACTTACGTCACCCTGATAACTTGTGGTTTGCCCTTACTACACGTGCACGTGTGGTTTACGCACATAAAGATCGCGTGAAAGAAGGTGAGCTTAACTCGCTTAAAGATTTGGCTGATCCTAAATGGCAAGGTCGCATTTGTACCCGCTCTGGTAAGCACGTCTATAACATTGGTTTAATTGCTTCGGTAATCGCAGAAGATGGCGAAGTAGCGGCAGAAACTTGGTTAAAGGGCTTAAAAGCTAACTTAGCGCGTAAACCTCAAGGTAACGACCGTGCTCAAGCAAAAGCGATTTTCGAAGGCCAATGTGACTTAGCAATTGCTAACCGTTACTACATGGGCAAAATGTTCTACAACACCAAGAGCCCAGAGCAACAAGAGTGGGCCGAGAAAATCCGTGTTGTATACCTAGACCAAGACATTGGTGGCCGTGGTCAGCACATTAACATTTCTGGTGCTGGTTTATTGAAAACGGCTAAAAACAAAGACAACGCGATTAAGTTGTTAGAGTTCTTAGTAGGTGAAAAAGCCCAAGGTTTATACGCCACTGCTAACTACGAAGAGCCAGTTCGCAGCGGTATTAAAACTGACGAATTTATTGAAAGCCTAGGCGATTTCAAGGCCGACCGTATTTCATTACAAGAAGTGGCCGATCAACGCGCTGCTGCAGCACGCTTAGTTGACCGTGTTGGCTATGACATGTAAAGGTTGTTAAACTTGCTATTCTATTAGCAAGCATTAATAAAGCTGGCCATAGGTCAGCTTTATTCTTTTTCGGCTTTGTGCCGTTTTTTTTGTTTGGAAGCTATGAGCACTACCGCCAATTCTACTTCGCCTTTTTCGCTAGCTCGTTTACGCTTTGACCCTTGGGTATGGCTTGCCTTAGCCATTGCAGCCTTAGCCATTATACCTATTGCTACCATCTTGATGCTCTCATGGGCCGACAACCAAGAGATCTGGCAGCACTTACTTGATACGGTATTTTGGATTTACGTAAAAAACACTTTGCTACTGTGTTTAGGCGTGGCGGTATTTACCAGTTTAATGGGCACGGGTGCTGCTTGGTTAGTCACGCGTTTTAACTTCCCGCTTAAGTCGGTGTTGGTATGGGCGCTGTTGTTACCTTTAGCGGTGCCAAGTTACATTCTCGCTTTTGTTATTACCGATCAACTCGAATACGCAGGTTTTGTACAAAAGACCTTACGCACTTTGTTTGGTTGGCAAACTGCTCGTGACTACTGGTTCCCAGAAATTCGCTCCATACAAGGCGCCATTGCAGTATTGAGTTTAGTGCTATATCCCTATGTTTACTTGTTGGCGCGAGCCGCCTTTGTAGAACAAGCTGCACAGCTTTTTGAAATGAGCCGCTGTTTAGGTAAAAGCCAAACCCAGAGCTTTTTTAAAGTGGCATTGCCGTTAGCGCGTCCTGCTATTGTGGTAGGGGTGACCTTAGCGCTTATGGAAACCATTAATGAATATGGCACGGTAGAGTTTTTTGCGGTGCCCACACTAACCGCGGGCATTTTTGATGTGTGGCTAAATATGAGCAGCCTGTCAGCGGCCGCTCAAATAGCATTAATGCTAGTGAGCTTTTCTATCTTGCTGCTGGGTTTAGAACGTTACAGCCGCAATGCTGGTAAGTTTTATAAGTTGACTGGTCAATCTCCAACCATGTTTGCAGAACCGCTTTCGGGCTTTAAAGCGTGGTTGGCAACAGCTTTATGTTTATTGCCGATTAGCCTTGGCTTTATTCTACCGATTACCGTATTAACTAATTATGCATTGCGTAATTTAGAGCAAGGTCTGGACCAGTATTTAAACAGCGCTTGGAACAGCTTTTCTCTGGCCATTATGGCCGCATTGCTAACCTCTATTTTAGGCTTATTGTTAGCCTACGGGGTTCGCTTATCCAAAAGCAATAAAATGCGCAGTATCGCCGAGGCCGCAACCTTGGGTTATGCCATTCCAGGTGCGGTGCTGGCGGTAGGTATTTTGTATCCACTTGGGGTGTTTGATAATACCGTTGATAGGCTGATGAAAGCTTGGTTTGATTACCCTACTGGCTTATTGCTCACCGGCACTGGTGGCGCCTTGGTATTAGCCTATTCGTTACGCTTTATTGCCTTAAGCTATCGTACGCTCGATGCAAGCCTTACAAAAATCACTCCAGAAATGGATGATGCTTCACGTATTCTTGGCAGCCGATCGGGGAAAACCCTTTGGCGTATTCATTTGCCATTAATTCGGCCAAGCGTGCTTACCGCAATGTTATTGGTATTTGTTGATACCATGAAAGAGCTGCCTATTACCCTGATTCTAAGGCCATTTAATTTTGATACCTTATCAACCCAAGTTTGGGATTTAGCCTCTTTAGAACAGCTTGAGCAAAGCGCTTTGGCTGCATTAACTATATTACTGGCGGGCATTATCCCGGTTATTATTATGAGTCGAAATATCGGTTCTTCTGAACGTCGCCCACAAGGACAATAAACCTGCAATGAGTATTGTTTTACGCAAAGTTAATCATTTTTACGGCGAACAACAGGCATTAAAAGATGTCAGCATTGAAGTGAGCGACAATCAAATTGTGGCGTTGCTAGGGCCATCGGGCTGCGGTAAAACCACACTGTTGCGCCTTATCGCTGGATTAGAGCGACTGCAAAGTGGCGAACTGTATTTGCAAGACAGCTTGGTGGCTGCGCCCCAGCAAGCGATTCATTTAGCGCCAGAGCAACGCGCTATTGGCATGATGTTCCAAGACTATGCCTTGTTCCCCCATATGAGTGTGCGTAAAAATATTGAGTATGGTTTACGTAAACAACAAGATCTTGCTACGCGACGTCGCTGGGTTGAAGAAAGCTTAGATAATATGGGTATGCAAGGTTTGTTAGAACGCTTTCCTCACACTTTATCGGGCGGCCAGCAGCAACGTGTTGCATTGCTTCGTGCTTTAGCGCCAGAGCCTAGCACTTTGCTGCTAGATGAACCTTTCTCTGCACTTGATGAGCATCTTCGTCAGCAGGTTCGAGAAGAAACTCTAGATGTGCTTAAGAAAACCAATACTCCTGCAGTAATGGTGACTCATGACCCATTAGAAGCAATGTTTATTGCCGACAAAATTGTGGTGATGGAAAAGGGTGAAATTGTGCAAAACGCCAGCCCTCAAGAGATTTACAATAACCCTAAAAACGCCTTTGTTGCGGCTCTATTTGGGCCAAGTAATCGTTTCGAAACGGATGTTGAAGACAATAAAGTTCACACGCCCTTAGGCCACTTTTCTGCGAATGGTGTGGATAACCAGCAAAGGGCTGAGATAATTGTGCGCGCTAAAGACATCGTTGTGCATCAGCTAGAAAACAAAGAGTACATCGAAGCAAGCGTGATATCGGTGCACGCTATGGGTAACGAAACTCACTTTAGATTACAACTAAGCAATATGCCTGAGCGTGTTATCCATGCGCGAATGCGCGATTATTGGCAGGCGAGTGCTGGCACCAAGGTATGGCTGTCGGTGAATGGTGATGCTGCATTTGTCTTCCCTAAAGCCTCGCTTTAGGGAGTTATAAAGGCAGGGCTTAGTTAGCCTACTTCGAAGAGTTCTTTCACTGATTGAAAGACATCTGCGATAGCTACTTGGCGAGTAGGGGTGATGAAGATGGTATCGTCTCCTGCAATCGTGCCAAGAATACCTTCTGCCTTACCTAATGAATCTAACAAACGCGCGATTAGTTGAGCGGCGCCGGGGCTGGTGTGGATTACGATGAGAGCGTCATTGAAATCCATTTCTAATACTAAGATCTTTAGTTGGCTAGAAACGGTTGGCACCCCTAATTCTGCTGGTAAGCAGTAAACCATTTCCATTTTTGCGTTGCGGGTACGCACTGCACCAAACTTACTTAGCATGCGTGACACTTTCGATTGATTAATGTTTTCGAAACCTTGCTCTTGCAGGGCGGTCACTATTTCGGCTTGCGAGCCAAATCGTTCCTCTTTTAACAGTGATTTAAAGGCTTTTATTAACTGTTCTTGTTTATCGCTATATTTCATCGGTGATCCGAGCTTATAAATCCGCTGCCATTGTCGCCAACTTTTTACTCTAATTCAACTTTATTCTAGTTTTATGCATATAAATGCATACTCCAACACAGAATTATTATTGCATTTAATAACAATTAGTTGTGAGCCTTTGCTAAGCTGAATTATGATAGCCCCATCCGACTCGATGAGTAGTTGATTATGTGGATTAAACTTTTCATTCTTCTTCCCGTTTTAATCTTTGGCTCAGCCCTTGCTGATGAAAAGCCTTTACGAATTGTTACCGAAGCTTCTTACCCGCCTTTTGAAGCCTTTGACGAGCAAAAGCAACTGGTAGGTTTTGACATTGAGCTAGCCAAAGCCATATGCCTACAAATAAATAGAGAGTGCGAGTTTTATCACCAGCCCTTTGATAGCCTGCTCACCAGTGTGGCGGCAGGGCATTACAACTTAGCCATTTCTGCCCTCGATATCACCGAGCAGCGCAAACAGTTGGTTAACTTTAGTGATGCTTATTTTGACAACATGGCGGTGTATATTACCGGCTCGAAGCAAGAGATCGCCGATAGCGCTGTGGTGGCTGTACAAAGTGGGTCTAGCTTTATGCGCTTTTTGCGTGAGCAACGACCTGACATTTTGTCGATTGCCTACCCAAGTTACCAGTTAGCTTTAAACGATTTAGAGCAAAGTAAAATAGATGCGGTGTTTTTGGATGCAGCAGCCGCTCATTATTGGTTAGCCAATCACCCCAACTTCGTTACTCAAGCTGATAAAAGCTATCCTGCCAGTGGTTTAGGGATGGCTGTTTCCAAGCAAGACGAAGACCTGCTGAATCAAATCAACCATGCGCTTAAAGTGTTAAAAAATAATGGCACTTACCAAACAATATATCAATCCTTTTTTAACTGACAAACACTGTTAGACCAAGGTCTTAAGCCATATTGTTAAAGTGTGATTGAGGCAGCTTTTTTCTGTTTTAAACTTGCTTTAAAAATGTTGCTAAATTGTATTTTGAGGCGGATTCCGTTATCTTGTCAGCTGTCTCTATAGACATCCCCTCTACAACTACAAAAAAGCATGGAGAAGTTTGATGAAAGTTGCCGTATTAGGTGCTGCAGGCGGAATTGGCCAAGCCCTTTCATTACTATTAAAAACTCAGTTACCCGCTGGTTCTGAACTTTCGCTTTACGACATCGCCCCAGTAACACCAGGTGTTGCAGTAGATTTGAGCCACATCCCTACACAAGTGGCCATTAAAGGATTTGCGGGCGAAGACCCAAGCCCGGCCCTAGAAGGTGCCGACATTGTTCTTATTTCTGCAGGTGTGGCGCGTAAGCCTGGTATGGATCGTTCAGATCTATTCAACATCAACGCAGGTATTGTTAAAAACCTTATCGAGAAAGTAGCTGTTACTTGCCCTAAAGCCTGTATCGGCATTATTACTAACCCAGTAAATACCACTGTGCCAATTGCTGCAGAAGTATTGAAAAATGCTGGCGTATATGACCCTGCTAAATTGTTTGGTGTTACTACGCTTGATGTAATTCGCTCAGAGACCTTTATTGCCGAAGCTAAAGGCTTAAACCCAGCTGACATTAACTTAAACGTTATTGGTGGCCACAGTGGCGTAACTATTTTGCCATTGTTATCACAGCTAGATGGTATTTCATTCACCGATGAAGAGATTGCTGCTATGACCACGCGCATTCAAAACGCCGGTACTGAAGTTGTTGAAGCTAAAGCCGGTGGCGGTAGTGCTACACTTTCTATGGGTCAAGCAGCAGCGCGCTTCTGTTTATCTCTAGTGAAGGCTGCCCAAGGCGAAGACGTGATTGAATGTGCTTACGTTGATGGCGGCAGCGAACATGCTAAGTTCTTCGCTCAACCAGTGCGTTTAGGTCCTCAAGGTGTAGCTGAAATCCTGCCTTACGGCGAGATTAGCGCATTTGAGAAAGGCGCAATTGATGGCATGCTCGACACTTTACATGGTGACATCGATAAAGGCGTAGAATTTGTTTAACCATAAATTCTAGTTCCTAGTAAGGAGTGCAGTGCACTCCTTTTTTGTGCCTGCTTTTCACCAACACTCGGTTACTAACGATCGCATTCCTCAACTAAACTCCGATTAATAGAGTATTAAGCACCGCACTACCGCTATTTTCTTAAAGCGACGAGCAGCTTAGTTTTAGCCTTATAAAAGTGGCTTTAGTTTTTTAGCATAGTGCCGATAGCTTAAGTGTTAAGACGATAGGAACGGCTATGAATAAGCAGATTATTTCACTACTTCTTGCTGCGGGGATCAGTTCGGCAGCTTTTGCAGAATCTATTGATGCCTTGTCAGTAGATGACGAATTAGATGCGCCTGCTCTGCAAGCCGAAGCCATAGACCCTACAGAATATACCAGTCCCTCAGATATTGAAGCGGTTCAGCTCTATAAACAAGACGAGCTCATTACTTGGATCAACAACAATCAACACCTTGCTCGGGTGAAAGCCGATGATTGTCAGTTAGTCGAAGATATTGAAGCGCGCGCTGAAAAGGTGGCTATCCCTGCCTACCAGTTTTTATGGGGGGATATGCTGGCATGGGGAGTATGTGTAGACCCAAACCCAGAGCTTGGCGTTATGTATATGTGGCGCGCGGCCAACCAAGGTTTAGCTGCGGCGATGGAGCAACTAGGGCGCTACTACGCCACGGGCACCTTGGTACAACAAGATTACGCCAAAGCCATTCCATTATTGCGTGAGGCCGCAGGCCAGGGGTTCTTGCCGGCGCAGCTGCGTCTTGTATCACTTTATGTGGAAGGCAAAGGTAGCCCTTATGACTTTGAAGATGCCTATCGTTGGTTACATCATTCCATTATCGCCGACAAACAAACCCACCAAAAAGCCAGCCAACTGTTAGCCGCACTGGCTAATAAAATGCCAGATTATGTAGTGCTTAAAGCTAAAGCCAGCAACCAACCCTACTAAAGCCTCGCGCAAAGCATTAACATAGAGCTATTCTGAAGGTTAAGACCTTCAATAGCTCAACTAAGTGGGTTAGTTAATGCAAAATCAGGCAGTGTCGGCCACACTAAAATCGACCTTACTCGCCGCCTTAAGCGAAGAAATGGCACCCGTGTCTAAAGATTGGCTCAAAGCGCTTTGTAATGAACAACAACAAAGTCAGTTTTCTACAAGTCTTGCTGAATTAGTCGATGAAGGTGCCATAGTCACAACCAGAATCGGCGCTTACACCTTACCTGAGCGCTTAGGTTTAGTCACCGGAACGATTATTGGCCACCGCGATGGTTTTGGTTTCTTAAAAACCACCCAAGAGGGAACCGACTTATTCCTGCCCGCTAAAGAGATGCGCAAGGTTTTCCACAATGATTTTGTATTGGCTGCGCCCTCCAGCATGGACAAACGTGGCCGCCGAGAAGGTCAAGTTATTCGGGTATTAAAGCCAGGCAAGCTCGAATTGGTTGGTCGCTTTTTTGTAGAAGGCAATCACCGCTACGTTGTGCCAGATGATTCTCGAATCAATCAAGACATCCTCATTGGTAAAAATGACACAGCCGGTGCTCGTCAAGGCCAAGTGGTGGTTATTGAAGTCATTAGCCGCCCTGCTGCGCCCAAACTTGCGGTGGGTAAAGTGACCGACATTCTTGGTGATAAGATGGCGCCAGGCATGGAAGTCCAAGTCGCCCTGCGAAATCACGATATTCCGCACGAATGGCCAAATGCGGTGACTAAAGCTGTAAGCAAACTCGAAGAAGAAGTGGATGAAGCGTCTAAGCAAAACCGCGTAGACTTACGAGACTTACCATTAGTCACCATTGATGGTGAAGATGCTCGAGATTTTGATGATGCAGTTTTTTGTGAAGCAAAAAAATCTGGAGGCTGGCGCTTATGGGTAGCCATTGCTGATGTGTCTTATTATGTGCGCCCAGATGCGGCGCTAGATAAAGAAGCCCTTAATCGAGGGAACTCGGTGTACTTCCCCGATCAAGTTATCCCAATGTTGCCCGAGCAGCTGTCTAACGGTTTATGTTCGCTTAACCCTAAAGTTGATCGTTTGTGTATGGTTGCCGAGATGACTATCTCCGCAGCCGGGCGTTTATCGGGTTATAAGTTTTATGAAGCGGTCATGCATTCTCATGCGCGCTTTACCTACAATAAAGTGGCAGCGATCCTTGATGGTGATGAAGCGCTAGCACAGCGCTATGCAGAGCAAGTTCCGCACCTGCAAGAGCTGCATCGTTTATACAGTGCTTTAAAAGTGAGCCGCGCGCAGCGAGGCGGCATTGAGCTAGAAACCCAAGAAACCCGTTTTATCTTTAATGCCCAGCGTAAAATTGAGCAGATTGTTCCTCTTACTCGTAATGATGCGCACAAAATGATTGAAGAGTGCATGATTCAAGCAAACGTGGCAGCCGCCAAATTTGTTGAAAAGCATCAACAAGCCATTTTATATAGGGTGCATGACAGACCGGGCAAAGAGCGTTTAACTAACTTTAGAGGCTTTTTGAATGAGTTAGGTCTGCCTTTAGGTGGAGGCGAAGAGCCGCAACCTAGTGACTACTTCCATCTGGTAGCGGCGATTCAAGAACGGCCTGATCTCGAGCTGATTCAAACTATGTTATTACGCTCGATGATGCAGGCGGTGTATCAGCCCGACAATATTGGTCACTTTGGTTTGGCGCTTAAATCGTATGCACACTTCACTTCGCCAATTCGTCGTTATCCTGATTTATTGCTCCATCGAGTGATTAAGTTTTTAGTGAACAAGCTAGACGCCGAGGCAGCTGGCAAAACCGTTAAAAATAAATGGACGGTCACTGGCGGCTTCTCTTATCAAGATGATGAAATGGATAAGTTTGGTGAAGTGTGTTCAATGACTGAACGTCGCGCCGATGACGCCACTCGTGAAGTGTCTGACAGCCTTAAATGCGAATACATGCAAGATCACGTAGGTACCGTGCTGCCCGCCACCATTGCCGCGGTAACTGGCTTTGGCTTTTTTGCCCGCTTAGATGAGTTTCATATCGACGGCTTAGTGCACATCAACTCTTTACGTGGCGACTATTATCATTATGATGCAGCTCGTCAGATACTCGTAGGCGAAAAAACCGGCAAGCGATTTAGAATTGGAGATGCCGTTACGGTAAAGGTGGCCTCGGTGAATATGGCCGACCGCAAAATGGAATTTGTGATTGTTAATAAAGACGGTCAAGCGGATGAGTTCGATAGGCCTAAGCGCAGCGGTAAAGACGGTGCTCGTGGTAAGCGTTTTGCTAAGCCAGGCGAAGAGCGTGAAGCAGGCAAGCGTAGCGATAAAAAGAAACCTCGTCATAGAGATAGCAAGAATAAAGGTAAGCGCCGTAAACCGAGCTCTGCAAGTGACAGTACCAAACAAACTGAGAGTGAAAATAAAGGTGGTTTTAGCCCGTGGCAGCAACGAGACCCCGCTGCTAAAAAGACTAAATCGAATAATGAGGCCAGTGCTAAGTCGCGCAAAAAGCCTAAGAAGAAACGCAAGCAACGCCCTGGAAAACAAGAGCGTACAGCTGCTAAACAACAGAAGAATTAAACATGAGCCAACAAGTTATTTATGGTTTGCACGCGGTGCAAGCTTTGTTAGAGCGAAGCCCTGAGCGATTTATTGAAGTTTACGCTTTGAAAGGGCGTCAAGATGAGCGTTTGTTGCCCCTGCTTAATGAACTTCGCCGTTTAGGCGCGTCAGTGCAGTTTATGCCGCGCAAGGCCTTAGACGATAAAGCCGAGAGCACTCAGCACCAAGGTATTGTGGCGCGTGTGAAAGCGGGGCGTGGGTATAACGAGCATGACTTAAAGCAATTGGTTGAATCCACCTCTGCACCTTTATTTTTGGTACTTGACGGAGTCACCGACCCACATAACTTAGGCGCGTGTTTACGAAATGCCGATGCCGCAGGTGTAGCTGGGGTGATTGTTCCCAAAGATAAATCGGTGCAATTAAACGCCACGGTGCGCAAAGTTGCCTGTGGTGCGGCCGAAACCGTACCGCTGGTAGTGGTGACTAACCTTGCTAGAACCTTGCGCGAGCTGCAACAACTTGGCGTTTGGGTGGTAGGTACTGCCGGCGAAGCCGAACAATTTATTTATGACAGCAAATTACAAGGCCCAATGGCGCTGGTAATGGGTGCCGAGGGCAGCGGTATGCGCCGCTTAACTCGCGAAACCTGTGACGAGTTAGTGAAGCTGCCAATGCTAGGTGCCGTGTCGAGTTTAAACGTGTCAGTCGCTGCTGGAATATGTTTGTTTGAAGCGGTTCGCCAGCGTCGTTAACCCGCAATTTTGCCCAGCAAAAAAAACTGCGTTATTAGCCTCTGAGTGGAATATCATTCAGAGGCTTTAATTTAGCTTGATTAAATTCTCGCCTTCGCCTAAAATCAGCGCCCCTAAAACAGCCATTTTACTTTTAGTTCCTTGCCTCTTCGGTTCGGCTGTACCATGAACGAGGCTATAACCCGTAGGGAGCAATCATGCGTCATTACGAAATCGTATTCATGGTCCACCCAGACCAGAGCGAACAAGTTCCAGGTATGATCGAACGTTACTCAGCAGTTATCACAGATAACGGCGGTAGCATTCATCGTTTGGAAGACTGGGGCCGCCGTCAATTGGCTTACCCAATCGAAAAATTGCACAAAGCCCACTATGTTCTTTTGAACATCGAAGCTAGCGCAGAAGTTGTTGATGAATTGGAAACTGCTTTCCGTTTCAACGATGCTGTTATCCGTAACATGATCATGCGCACTAAGTCTGCTGCTACAGAGATGTCTCCAATTGCTAAAGCTAAAGATGAGCGTCCAGCTCGTCGTGATGATGAGCGTCCAGCTCGTCGTGAAGAAGCTGCACCAGCAACTGAAGAAGCACCAGCAGTAGAAGCTAAAGAAGAGTCAGCTAGCGAAGAATAAGACGTATGTCTGAAAATAGGTTGGTTTTGCAGGGGCGAGTTTTACGCGCACCAAAACGCTCTACCAGTCCGGCCGGTGTTGCACATTGCCAATTTTGGCTGGAGCATCGTTCGCAGCAACAAGAAGCTGGGTTTTCTCGCCAAGCCTATTGCCAAATAGCAGTAGTTGCCAGTGGCGATATTTTGAAGCAAGATTCATCGCATATAAGTATGGGGTGTGAAGTAAGAGTAAGTGGTTTTATAAATAGCCACAAAGCGGCCAACGGTACATACCGATTGGTGCTTCATGCTTCTGAAATTGATTTGTTATCACGAGGATAATGTTATGGCACGTTTTTTCCGTCGTCGTAAATTCTGCCGCTTTTCAGCGGAAGGTGTTGTTGAGATCGATTATAAAGATACAGCAACATTGAAAAACTACATCACTGAAAGTGGTAAAATTGTACCTAGTCGTATTACTGGTACAAGCGCTAAATACCAACGTCAACTTGCACGTGCTATTAAACGTGCTCGTTACCTGGCTCTATTGCCATACACTGATTTACATAAGTAAATCGGCGTTGCAACTAGCCTAACTCAATCGAATTAATCGAGGAAAGGTAATGGAAATTATTCTATTAGA
The Agarivorans aestuarii DNA segment above includes these coding regions:
- the priB gene encoding primosomal replication protein N, which encodes MSENRLVLQGRVLRAPKRSTSPAGVAHCQFWLEHRSQQQEAGFSRQAYCQIAVVASGDILKQDSSHISMGCEVRVSGFINSHKAANGTYRLVLHASEIDLLSRG
- a CDS encoding tetratricopeptide repeat protein, which produces MNKQIISLLLAAGISSAAFAESIDALSVDDELDAPALQAEAIDPTEYTSPSDIEAVQLYKQDELITWINNNQHLARVKADDCQLVEDIEARAEKVAIPAYQFLWGDMLAWGVCVDPNPELGVMYMWRAANQGLAAAMEQLGRYYATGTLVQQDYAKAIPLLREAAGQGFLPAQLRLVSLYVEGKGSPYDFEDAYRWLHHSIIADKQTHQKASQLLAALANKMPDYVVLKAKASNQPY
- the rlmB gene encoding 23S rRNA (guanosine(2251)-2'-O)-methyltransferase RlmB — encoded protein: MSQQVIYGLHAVQALLERSPERFIEVYALKGRQDERLLPLLNELRRLGASVQFMPRKALDDKAESTQHQGIVARVKAGRGYNEHDLKQLVESTSAPLFLVLDGVTDPHNLGACLRNADAAGVAGVIVPKDKSVQLNATVRKVACGAAETVPLVVVTNLARTLRELQQLGVWVVGTAGEAEQFIYDSKLQGPMALVMGAEGSGMRRLTRETCDELVKLPMLGAVSSLNVSVAAGICLFEAVRQRR
- the rpsF gene encoding 30S ribosomal protein S6, producing the protein MRHYEIVFMVHPDQSEQVPGMIERYSAVITDNGGSIHRLEDWGRRQLAYPIEKLHKAHYVLLNIEASAEVVDELETAFRFNDAVIRNMIMRTKSAATEMSPIAKAKDERPARRDDERPARREEAAPATEEAPAVEAKEESASEE
- the rpsR gene encoding 30S ribosomal protein S18, which encodes MARFFRRRKFCRFSAEGVVEIDYKDTATLKNYITESGKIVPSRITGTSAKYQRQLARAIKRARYLALLPYTDLHK
- the rnr gene encoding ribonuclease R; the protein is MQNQAVSATLKSTLLAALSEEMAPVSKDWLKALCNEQQQSQFSTSLAELVDEGAIVTTRIGAYTLPERLGLVTGTIIGHRDGFGFLKTTQEGTDLFLPAKEMRKVFHNDFVLAAPSSMDKRGRREGQVIRVLKPGKLELVGRFFVEGNHRYVVPDDSRINQDILIGKNDTAGARQGQVVVIEVISRPAAPKLAVGKVTDILGDKMAPGMEVQVALRNHDIPHEWPNAVTKAVSKLEEEVDEASKQNRVDLRDLPLVTIDGEDARDFDDAVFCEAKKSGGWRLWVAIADVSYYVRPDAALDKEALNRGNSVYFPDQVIPMLPEQLSNGLCSLNPKVDRLCMVAEMTISAAGRLSGYKFYEAVMHSHARFTYNKVAAILDGDEALAQRYAEQVPHLQELHRLYSALKVSRAQRGGIELETQETRFIFNAQRKIEQIVPLTRNDAHKMIEECMIQANVAAAKFVEKHQQAILYRVHDRPGKERLTNFRGFLNELGLPLGGGEEPQPSDYFHLVAAIQERPDLELIQTMLLRSMMQAVYQPDNIGHFGLALKSYAHFTSPIRRYPDLLLHRVIKFLVNKLDAEAAGKTVKNKWTVTGGFSYQDDEMDKFGEVCSMTERRADDATREVSDSLKCEYMQDHVGTVLPATIAAVTGFGFFARLDEFHIDGLVHINSLRGDYYHYDAARQILVGEKTGKRFRIGDAVTVKVASVNMADRKMEFVIVNKDGQADEFDRPKRSGKDGARGKRFAKPGEEREAGKRSDKKKPRHRDSKNKGKRRKPSSASDSTKQTESENKGGFSPWQQRDPAAKKTKSNNEASAKSRKKPKKKRKQRPGKQERTAAKQQKN